The Leptospiraceae bacterium genome includes the window GTCACGCGATACTAGTCCTGTTCTTAAAGCAGCTTCTTCAGCTAAAATTGTAAAATTTCCTAATTCCCCAAAAGCATACTCCTATTTTGATTACTCACATTTTTTTACTGGAACTACAAGAGAAAAATTGTCCATTATCCTGATGGCAGAAGAGCATATACTCGGGCTGAATGACGGGAAGAACCGTTTTTCCAAAGAAGTGAATTATTTGAGTCAGGCATTTGCTTTGTCTATACCTCATGAAAAAGCAATGGAAATCAAAGAAGAAGTTGCGTTCTTTCAGGCTGTAAGAGCCCGTCTTATTAAATTTGAAAGAACAGGGAATGGTAACGGTAAGTCCGGAATTGAAATTGAAACCACTATTAAACAGATAATTGACAAATCACTGAGTTCAGATAAAGTAATTGATATATTTGATGCTGCTGGAATCAAAAAACCGGAGATTTCGATTTTCTCAGAAGAATTTCTATTAGAGATTAAGGGGATGGAGCATAAGAATCTGGCCCTGGAGCTTTTTAGAAAATTATTGAATGAAGAAATTAAAACTATCACAAGGACAAATCTGGTTCATAGCAGAAAATTACTGGAGATGCTTGAGTCTTCCATTAAGAAGTATCAGAACAATTTACTTACAACAGCAGAAATCATTGAAGAGCTTATTGAGTTGGCAAAGAAAATCAAGGAATCTGATAAAAGAGGCAAAGAACTGAATTTATCGGTTGATGAGCTGGCTTTTTATGATGCACTTGAAGTGAATGACAGTGCTGTTCAGATTTTAGGAAATGATCAGCTTCGAATGATTGCACAGGAAATTGCTGAAAAAGTTAAAGCAAATGCAACAATAGACTGGACGATACGCGAAAGCGCAAGAGCAAAGCTGATGGTTCTTGTGAAAAGAACTCTAAGTAAATATGGTTATCCACCCGATAAACAACAGAAAGCGATTGAGACTGTACTAAAGCAGGCAGAATTGTTGGCAAATAATATTGTAGGAATGTAAGGAACAATTATAATGTAAGGAACGGTTATAATGCAAGGAACGGTTATAATGCAAGGAACAATTATAATGTAAGGAACGGTTATAATGTAAGGAACGGTTATAATGTAAGGAACAATTATAATGTAAGGAACGGTTATAATGCAAGGAACGGTTTGAAACCGTTCCCTACGGCGGGATCTCCACAACCACATACCACTCTCTTCTCAAAGACATATCACAAATCTACAAAGTCGCATTATCTGACGGTAACGAAAACTGGTGAGGGATAAAGATCGAGCAGGGAAATAAGGAGAGGGCTTCGTTTAGAGACAGGATTTTAAAAGAGCTGTCTCGTGATTTGAATAAAAAATTCGGGAAAGGATTTTCTGACCGGAATCTTCGTCACATGCGTAAATTTTATCAAATGTATGATGCACGGGAGATTCATCCGGAACTGAATTGGACTCATTATATACTATTGATGCTGGTTGAGGATTTCGGAGTGCGTTTATCTCTGGAAAAGAAGGCTATCGAGGAATGCTTGACACCAGGTGAATTACGGAAATATATTGATAAAGCAATTTCGCGTCAAACCGGAAAAACAGGTGGTGAAAGTGCAGATGAGTCCCCTCACCTGCCCAACCGCCCAAGTGAGGGACAGGCAATAAAATCAGGGCTAAAACGCCCATTTCTGGGTCTTTACACCTACCGTGTTCTGCAAAATTTTTCTCAAGATTTTGCACACAGTATGCAAAATCTTGATCTCCGATTCAACGTTAAAATGGAGACGTTAGACGACACTGTAAAGCACAAGGTTGGAGCTATTGTTAGAGTCTTGAGGAAGGGCAAAACTTATTCGTTTGAGTCAGGGGCTAATCTAAAGGAGCTTTACACTTACAAAGCTTATCTTGAGAAGGTCGTTGATGGGGATACGTTAGTCGTCAATATCGACTTAGGTTTTCGCATGTTTATTAAGCAGAGGTTGCGGTTGAGAGGATTGGATGCTCCTGAGCTGGGGACGAAACAAGGAGCTACAGCGAAAAAGTTTGTTGAGTCACGACTCAAGGATTTAAAGTTTTTGATTATTAAGACTCACGGGTCGGACAAGTACGACAGGGATCTTGTGGATGTGTTTTATCTGAAAGGTGAGGCTGATGAAGAGGCTGTGATGAAAGGAGGAATTTTTTTGAATAACGAGATGATTGATGAAGGACTGGCTGGGGTTGTTGTCTGAACTGTGATTTTTAGGATTAAAATAATGTTCCCGCAAGGACGCAATTAATTGCGTCCTTACGAAACGTTAGGTGCAGAGCTTTGATGGACTAGCGTTAGGGATGTGTAGGGCTTGGTCGTCCAGCAACACTTTTGCTATTCTACAAAATATTTCTTTACAGGAAAATTTAAAGTGGTGCTGGAGGACGGTAGCGACAGCGAACCCCGTCCCTCACCAGTTTTTCTCGGTAGAATCGTTAACCAAATTGGTAAATCCTAAATCGTCCTTAACGATTTAGTGCAACAGGTATCGTCTAACTCATCTGAAAAATAAAAAGTGGTGAGGAAAAAAATAGAGCAGGGGAATAAGAAGATTTTGAAAAATTTACAAAATCTGTTTTAGAATGCGTTCTTAGTTTGTTAGTCGTTAAGCATCATGTCTTGAGGCTCACTACAAAAAATATCTGTTTTATCATTTGTAAAAGGGTGGATGAACTCTAATCTATGTGAGTGGAGAAATTGTCTATGCCCTCCAGTTTTTTGAATATGCTCTTTTTTTAATCCAGACTCAATAAATTCTAAAAACACAGTTTCGTCTCGTCCATAAATTTTATCTCCTACTACTGGATACCCAAGAGAATGAAGAGTTGCACGAATTTGATGAATCCTGCCGGTTCTCGGGTAGGCAAGCAATTTTGAGATTGTACCTTTTTCTTCAATTTTTTCAAAATGAGTTTCACATCTTTTTGCTTTATCCTCGGTTGCAGTATTCAAAAATATTTTTTTCTTGATAACTTTTGAATTTATATCTTTGGATAAAAAACCAATAGCGGATAAGGCTTCGGGAAATTTTCCATAGACATAGACTATGTAAGTTTTTTTGATTTCTCTGTTTTGAAATAATTTTTGAAGAGCACTCGCAGCCTTAACTGTTTTTCCAAACATTACTATTCCTGAAGTTTCACGATCTATTCGATTAACTAAATATAAATATTTATTATAGTGGCTATTGAGTATTGAAGCAAGATTATTGTTTTTATAACGCCCTGATGGATGTACAGGTAAATTTCCGCTTTTATTAATACCGAGAAAAAATTCATCTTCAAAAACTATTTGATATTTTCCATCTACCTCTCGTTCAATAATTTCAGTAGGAGTAAAAATAATCGTATCGGTTTCATTCAATAGATAAGAGACTTCTCTTGGAATGCCGGACACAGCTATATTTTGATTTTTAATTTCTCTTTGCCATTGCTCATAAGATAGGTAATTGAACTTCTGAGAAAGAAATACATCGAGTCGCTTTCCTGAGTCATTTGGGCCAATCTGATAAGAAAATTGCTCAATCTTGTTCATTTTCTTCAGCAGGTTCTGTTTCTGTTTGAGGAGATTTAGAAGCAAGGTAGCTTTCAAGCGATTTCATTTCATCTACCCTTGAAGGGTAAAACTCACACCCTAAACGGAATAACTTTTCTGTTGACTTTATATTTTTAATTACAGCTCGGTAAGAATTCCTCATATTTTGTGAAAACTGTAAATCAAATATAACAGTAGCCCCATTTGTAAAACTTCGATTCATCATTCTGGTAGGGGAATGCAAAAAACTTATACCATGTGAATTAAGATCAGATACTTCACAGATTTCTTTTGATTCTTGAAATATTCCGGTTTGTATAATTTCTTTTTTAACGGATGTAGCTAAAATATTTATTTCATTGAATGATTTTGTATCTAAACAATTTTCCCCAAAAACCTGAATATACCCCAGTGGAACGTAACCTTTATATTTCATGGGAATGGTGATTTCAGAAATAAATTTATCTTGTAGTTTTGCAATTTTTAGTATTTGTAGATATTCTTCATACGGAAACATATCATTTGGAATAGAATCTTTATCATTTCTGTCTGGAATAAAAATTGGCCTGTCAAAACTCATCATCAATCGAAGACGATTGTCCATTTTGTCGGATAAATAAATATATCCATTCCCAAAAGTTTTTTTTAATTTCACTAAATTAGTCTGCAAGATAGATTCCATATTTTTATCATCAAATTTAAGTGCTTTTAATACATCTGACTGATTTATAATGTTCGTAACAAACACAGAATCAATACTTCCGTCTGGAAGTGAAATTCTTTCATTTCTTCTGACTGCCGGACCAATGATCATCCTATAAGGTTTTAATACTTCAACTCCAGAAACCTCATCTCCACCTACAAATAAAAATTCACCGATAATTAGATGGTTGTTGTGGACAATTGATAATTTTCTTTCTCTTGTGTTGAATGCAATTTTGGGTGAGCGAACAACAAGCCCTTGGGGGCGAAGAGCAATGATTTTAATTGGAAATTCACCGTGGTCAGTTAATATGCTAACGGGAACAATTCCAAATAAAGAATTCACTACTTTATTTATACTTTCCGGGTCTGTCAGCTCTTTTTCCATAAACTAAATGTATATTATAATTTTAATTTTTAAAAATTAAAGTCTTTTTTGTGCGAATTTTATGAAATTTTTGTGACGAGTTGTATGTTGTATTTTCTCAGTAATTTTATTTTACTTTGGCTTTTGTCGTTTTAGTCTATCGTAGCGGATTGTTTTTCTCTTGGAAAGGTAAGCTCCCCCCGCAATCGTGGTTACCGGGGTGGGAACTCCATTCTCGAAGAATCTGCTGGGGAGAATTATGTCCCATTCGGCAAGGTCAAGCACCAACAGAAGAGTAAAAAGAGCGGTCTTTGTGGTACCAAGCCAGTCTGCAAGAATCCCCAATTCAATCCAGTCCTCGTTATTTGGGGTAAAATTCTTCTTCTGCAAATTTTGCCCGACCTCTTGATACGCTTTCTTTACCCTCTCCATCTTCTCAAAAGTCCCCCAAAGAATCACATTTCTGTATCTGTTCAGCAATGCGTGCAAATATTTTCGTCTCGAAAACCCCGTCGTTCTTCTATTGAACTCGTCCATATATTTTGCTGGAACAAGCAAGCTCGATTGGGTTTCTGTAAATTTTTGTGGGTTCATAAATTTCTCCTTAAAGTAAAATTTTCTGCTCTCCTTTATAAGGTAAAAAAAGTTTGCTTTAGAAAAAAAATTTTATCGTTTTTTTAGAAATTTTTTTAACTTTTACAGAAAAAGTCCCAATTCTGTACAAAAGGCGTAATCTCTTGAAATCCCCTAAAACGATGGAGTTCCCATATTTTTGCATAAAAGGTTCACAATTGGTATAAAACATGCACTTTACTTAAAAGAGTGGAGATCCCATATTTTCACACGAAAAGTGCAAAAACTACACTAAACGCGAAATTTCAAAAACTCTACTAAAGCTCAAAACCTCATCCTAAAAGATAAACGTATTTGCAAAGATTCTACCTCCACTATTTCCGACCTCAGACTTCCGTTATCAGTCCTCTGAATTGGAGATCCCATATTTTTGCATAAAAGGTGAACAATTGGTATAAAGCATGCACTTTACTGAAAAAGATGGAGTTCCCACATTTTTGCGTGAAAAGTGAACAATTGGTATAAAACATGCACTTTACTGAAAAGAGTGGAGATCCCACATTTTTGCACGAAAAGTCCCAAAACTGCACCAGAAGTGTAGTTTCCAAATATACAGCAAAAGCAATCAAAATAAACAATTGACTACAAATATATAAGGCTAAAAAAATTACATTTATGAAAAGAATAGTAATACTGAATCCTAAAAGTAAACATGGTCATGCTCAGAAAGTTTTTGAATCTAAGAAAAAAGAGTTAATAAATGATTTGGGTGAGTTTACAATATACTATACTACAGGTCCTAAAGATTGTACTGAAAAAGTCAGAAATGTTTTATTGAAGAAAGAATTCGATCAAATACTCATTGCTGGTGGGGACGGGTCTGTAAATGAAGCTGTAAACGGATATTTTCAAGACGGGAAAGCTATTAAAACTAAAATTCCAATAGGGATCATAAATTTAGGTACAGGTGGGGATTTTATAAAATCTGTTGAAAAAAAATCGAAGGGTTATAAAGAAGCACTTATAAAAAATACCTATAGGATGATCGATTGTGGTGTGACAACCCTCGACAAAACTAAGGATCCAATTTATTTTATAAATATTTCTTCTATAGGGATGGGTGGAGAAGTAAATCGTCAACTGAAAGAATCTTCCTTTCAGATGGGTATAGCCGCTTACTTTTACCACACTTTAAGCGTATTGTATAAGTATGATCCACCAAATTGTAAAATTAAATATAGGTCTCCCGATGGTAAGTGGAATGAATTTGAGTTCGGCTTGACAAATTTATTCGTTTGTAACTCGGAATACAATGGTGGTGGTATGTGGTGGGCTCCAAAAGCAAACTTTGAAGACGGGGTCTTCGATATTGTGCTTGTATCAAAAGTTCCTAAATTAAAACTAGTTGCTACCTCTCACAAGGTATATACAGGCAAGGTAAGCTCTATGCCCGGGGTAAAAGAGTTTCAAGCAACTGAAGTCTTGGTTATACCCGAAAGAACTGTATCTCAAGAGATTGACGGAGAAGTGAGAGAAATTGATTTTCTAAAAAAGCACGATTTTTATTTTAAAATTCTACCAAAATCAATTCCAGTTATAATGTAAATTGGCTGTAACTAAAATTTTACTTTTAAGAAAATAGTCAAAAAATATCAAGGTAGGCGTAATTTGTAAATGAGGGGAATATGAGTAAAAGAATAGAAACAGACTCAATGGGAGAAATCGAAGTTGACTCTTCTAAATATTGGGGAGCACAAACCGAAAGGTCATTACACCATTTTCATATAGGTACAGATAAGTTTCCAAGAGAGATGATAAGGGCCTTGGGTATTTTAAAAAAATCGGCAGCGATCGTAAATTCGGAGCTTGGAATTTTACCCAAAGAGAAATGTGAATTAATTGTGAAAGCTTCTGACGAAGTGATTTCTGGGAAGTTAGACGAGCATTTTCCTTTATCGATTTGGCAGACAGGTTCTGGCACTCAAACCAATATGAACGCGAATGAGGTGATTTCCAATAGAGCAATAGAGATTTCTGGTGGTGTGATGGGAACTAAAAAGCCAATTCATCCAAACGACGATGTAAACAAAGCCCAAAGTTCAAACGATACATTCCCAACAGCAATGCACATTGCAACTGCCGAGCAATTGATGAAGAAACTGATTCCCGCAGTAAAAATTTTAAGAGATACCCTTAAAACTAAATCAGAAAAATTTAAAGATATAATTAAAATTGGAAGAACCCATTTACAAGATGCGACCCCTCTTACCTTAGGTCAGGAATTTTCCGGTTATGTTCAACAACTTACTTATGGAATAAAGAGGATAGAAAAAGTACTTCCTTCTGTTTACAGACTTGCGTTAGGCGGAACTGCTGTCGGTACTGGTTTAAACACCCATCCTGATTTTGCTGTAAAAGCTGCGAAGCAGATCGCAAAAGAAACCGGTCTTGACTTTATAACTGCCGAGAATAAATTTGAAAGTTTAGCTGCACACGATTCTTTAGTGGAGGTTAGTGGAGTACTAAAGACCTTGGCAAGCTCACTTATGAAGATTGCAAACGACATTCGTTGGTTGGCATCTGGGCCTAGATGTGGGATTGGTGAGATTATAATTCCTGAAAACGAGCCCGGCTCATCTATTATGCCTGGCAAGGTAAATCCTACTCAGTCTGAGGCAATGACAATGGTTGCAAGCCAAGTAATAGCCAATGATGTTGCGGTAAACATTGGAGGTGCATCGGGGAATTTTGAATTGAATGTTTTTAAGCCTTTGATAATTTTTAATGTGTTAAATTCTATTCGATTGCTATCAGACTCTTGCGTGTGTTTTGAAGAATTTTGTGCAAGGGGGATAGAGCCTGCTAAAGAAAAAATTGACTACAATTTACACAATTCTTTGATGCTTGTAACTGCGCTAAACCCACATATTGGTTACGACAATGCAGCTAAAATCGCAAAGACTGCTCACAAAGATAATTCTACTCTTTTAGAAGCCGGTAAAAAACTTGGCTTACTCGATGAGAAAAAATTTAATGAGTGGGTTCGTCCCGAAAAAATGATTCAGCCCGGTTTATAAAATTAGGCTTGAGGGAAAACCTTTTTAGGTACTTTTTGTTCTGGAGATTCCCCTTTCCCATTTTTTTAGCTCTTTTTCTCTATCTTCAATTTTCATTTTAGGCTTGAAAATTGTGGACTTAGTTTCATTTTTCTTAAGCGAACTCACTGAAGTATAAAACCCTGTCTCTATCCCTGCGAGGTAGGCTGCACCGAGCACAGTAGTATCTACATTAGCAGGGCGAATCACTTCTTTTCCGAGAATATCAGATTGAAATTGCATGAGGTATGAGTTAGAAGTTGCTCCACCATCTACCCTGAGCATTTTTAGGGGTTTTCCTATATCGTTTTCCATTGCTTTTACAAGGTCATAAGATTGAAGTGCAATAGATTTTAGTGCAGCTCTTGTGATTTGAGCAGGCGTAGTGTCTCTGGATAAACCAAAAATTGCACCTCTAGCATCCATATCCCAGTGTGGAGCACCAAGGCCTGCAAAAGCCGGAACGAACACTAAGTCGTCTTCTGTTTTTAGGGATTGAATAATCTTTTCGGTGTCTTTGGAGTTTTTGAAAAATTTTAAATTATCTCTTAAAAATTGTACTACAGCCCCTCCTATAAATACAGAGCCTTCCAATGCGTAAACAGTGCTTCCATCCGGGCCACAAGCGAGAGTAGTCAAAAGTCCAGATTTAGAAATTTTAAATTCATTTCCGGTATTGAATAATAAAAAACACCCTGTCCCATAAGTATTTTTTGCCTCTCCTACCTCAGTACACAATTGACCAAAAAGTGCACCTTGTTGATCGCCTACAAGTGAAGAAATCGGAATTCCATCAGGGAGGTTTTTCACCCCTTTAGTTTTACCGAATAAAAACTTAGAGTTGTGAGCTTCTGGTAAGATTGTAGATGGGAGATTTAGAATTTTCAGCAAGTCCTTGTCCCATTCTTTTTTTTCAATATTAAAAATTAGAGTTCGGGATGCGTTAGTGTGGTCTGTTTTGTGAGATGTGCATTTCGTCAGTCTGTACAGTAAGTAAGTGTCAATTGTACCAAATAAAATTTCTCCTCTATCTGCTTTTTCTCTTGCGCCTTTTACGTTGTCTAAAATCCACTTGATCTTTGTGCCGCTAAAGTATGCGTCCAAAACAAGCCCTGTTTTATTTCTGAAAGTCTCTTCAAATCCTTGTTTTTTTAATTCCTGACAATAGGAAGAAGTCCTTCTGCACTGCCAAACAATTGCTTTGTGAATTGGTTTTCCTGATTTTTTATCGAATAGTACTGTAGTCTCTCTTTGGTTTGTAATTCCGATTGCGACTGCATTTTGAGGTTTAAGTTTCCCTTTTTTAATTGCAGCCGAGATGAGCTTTTCGGTTTTAGACCAAATTTCTTCTGCGTCGTGCTCTACCCAACTTGGCTTTGGAAAATATTGTTTAAACTCTTCGTAAGCACTTGATATTACTTTCCCTTTTTTATCAAAGCAAAAAGTTCTAATCCCTGTAGTACCTGCATCTATTCCTAAAATATATTCACTCATGTTGTACTCCTATATTAAATAACAATTTCTAATCCTTCATAAGCCATGATAATTTCTAAAGCATTATTTTTGTCGAGCATCTCTTTGTATTTTAAAGCCCTTAAATACACAGCGTCTAACTTATCGTCGTTGTATGAGGGGTCGTGGTGAAACATAACCAATTTTTTTACATTGGCTTTGAGTGCAATATCTGTAGCGATAGATGCCGAGCTATGCCCCCAGTCTATTTTTTGGAGAGATTCTTCAAAAGTATATTGTGTGTCAAAGACTAAAACATCTGCATCTTTAAAAAATTCTAAATAGTCTTCAATGTTTTCCATTTCGTCGATATTGAATTCCGAGTCTGAGGCAAAAATCAACATCTTACCATCTTCTTTGAATTTGTATGCAAAGTTTCCACCGGGATGGCGAACTGCTTTTGTAACACTGGTGATATTTTTACCTATTTCAAAATTTTGACCTTCTTCAATAAAATGAAAAGATTTTGTAGCGCGAAGCCCTTCAAAAGGAACAGGGAAATGGGTAGCCGGGTGTTGGTATTTTAATCTTTCTTCTAAGTTTTGCATCGAGGTATAAATTTCAAACTGATTTCCAGGAATATATAGTGGCACAAAAAAAGGAATTCCTTGGATATGATCCCAATGGGTATGGGTAAATACCCAGTAGGCTCTACCTTGGCCTACAAGAAAACCTTGGGATAGCAATGAGTTTCCGAGTTCTCTAAGTCCAGTGCCACCGTCGATGATGATCAGGTTATCGTCCTTGTCTCGTATCTCAAGACAAGTAGTATTCCCACCATAGGTGTTGATTTGAGAAAATGAGAGTGAATCTAAAAATTTCTGGATATTTCCTTTGCTTTGAATATCTACGGGAGTTGCAATGGATAGAATATTTTCAATTTTTTCTCTAATTAGACTCCCTTTGATAGGAGAAGCAATAGAACCTCTTACACCCCAGAATTTTATACGCATAGTGATAATGAAAAGAAAGTGTTTGCAAGTTTGCAAGCATTTCTATCAATATAATAAAAAAATCTAAAAAAAATGAAATATTTTGTTGAAATAAATAGAATCCGAATTAATATTTAAGAAAGGTGAAAATGTTAAGTACTGATATTAAAATAGAAAACGGGGTTTGTGTGATTTCGGTCAACGGAAATATCAGCATGAAGCATGCAATTCTTTTAAAAGAGTTAATTATTAAACAAGCAGATATCGGATATTTAGACATAATTCTGGACTTTGGAAAAGAAGTGTATTTGGATTCATCTGGAATAGGTGCTATATTTAATTCTCAGAAGTACTTGGCAGAAAGGAATGGAAGCCTGAAAATAAAGAATGTAAGTCAAGACGTTATGACAATTTTACGCATTGCAAACTTAGATAAACATTTAAACATAATCAAATAAAGAAAAAACTCCGATATATTTAAAAATCGGTTTGACAGAAAGTGGCAAAACCTTCTTTTAAACGATTACAGGTATTTTTTTATTGCAGGGGGCTAGATGCAGAAGCAGACCAGATGGAAATATTATATTGACAAAGAATTCCAGAATCATTTTATTTTTGGTTTTTCGGGAATATTGATTATTAACGCACTATTAACTATAGGCATTGTTTGGCTTGTGAAAAGCAATCCATACAGCCTATTGCCTGAGGGTGCTTCGGTTTTGGTTCAGGTTGACGCAGAAAAGGCAGTTGGACTTTCAAAGCAGCCGGACGGGAAGTACGCAATTGATGATGCGGGAACACCATTTTTTCCATTGAAAAGTGGGGCAGACGGAAGACCCTTGCATCAGTACAATGCTTTTGATATTTACCTTACACCGGTAATCTTGATTAGCTTATTGAATATTCTGGTAATAATCGCATACAGCTTATTCTTCTCGCACAGAATGGCAGGTCCTGTTCATAGGATTAAAATGTCTCTCGAGGACTATGTTGCAGGAAAGCAGGTTGGATATATCAAACTTCGTAAAAATGACCATTTTAGTGAATTGGCTGACCTACTGAATAAGGCGTTAAAATTGGAGGAAAAGAAGAAAAATGGGTAAGAAATTATTAAGCCTTTTATTTGGAGTTGTTCTTTTCAGCTTCACTGCATCTGTTTTTTCTCAGGATGCTTTATACGACGTATATGAAAAAATTGAAAAGCTGACTATGAAAGATGTAGATCAATTAGTTCAATTGATGCAAGATAAAGAAATTGTTCCTTCGGCAAAAGCTAGGGCAATCAATAGAGTTGCGGTAATTTATCAACACCAAACCCAAGAAATCGAAAAACAACAAAATCTAATTACTGTTTTGTCAGGGGTGATTGATCAAAACAAAGCAGATAGCCCTACAAGTCCGCAGTACAAGGTTAGAAGCGCGGCATGTCTTGCACTTAGAATTTTTGACCCTTCTACTCACGCAAATGCGGCTATAGAGGCAGCAAAAAAACCTTTATTGGAAGAC containing:
- a CDS encoding methyl-accepting chemotaxis protein, producing the protein MQKQTRWKYYIDKEFQNHFIFGFSGILIINALLTIGIVWLVKSNPYSLLPEGASVLVQVDAEKAVGLSKQPDGKYAIDDAGTPFFPLKSGADGRPLHQYNAFDIYLTPVILISLLNILVIIAYSLFFSHRMAGPVHRIKMSLEDYVAGKQVGYIKLRKNDHFSELADLLNKALKLEEKKKNG
- a CDS encoding MBL fold metallo-hydrolase produces the protein MRIKFWGVRGSIASPIKGSLIREKIENILSIATPVDIQSKGNIQKFLDSLSFSQINTYGGNTTCLEIRDKDDNLIIIDGGTGLRELGNSLLSQGFLVGQGRAYWVFTHTHWDHIQGIPFFVPLYIPGNQFEIYTSMQNLEERLKYQHPATHFPVPFEGLRATKSFHFIEEGQNFEIGKNITSVTKAVRHPGGNFAYKFKEDGKMLIFASDSEFNIDEMENIEDYLEFFKDADVLVFDTQYTFEESLQKIDWGHSSASIATDIALKANVKKLVMFHHDPSYNDDKLDAVYLRALKYKEMLDKNNALEIIMAYEGLEIVI
- a CDS encoding DUF1564 family protein is translated as MNPQKFTETQSSLLVPAKYMDEFNRRTTGFSRRKYLHALLNRYRNVILWGTFEKMERVKKAYQEVGQNLQKKNFTPNNEDWIELGILADWLGTTKTALFTLLLVLDLAEWDIILPSRFFENGVPTPVTTIAGGAYLSKRKTIRYDRLKRQKPK
- a CDS encoding YegS/Rv2252/BmrU family lipid kinase encodes the protein MKRIVILNPKSKHGHAQKVFESKKKELINDLGEFTIYYTTGPKDCTEKVRNVLLKKEFDQILIAGGDGSVNEAVNGYFQDGKAIKTKIPIGIINLGTGGDFIKSVEKKSKGYKEALIKNTYRMIDCGVTTLDKTKDPIYFINISSIGMGGEVNRQLKESSFQMGIAAYFYHTLSVLYKYDPPNCKIKYRSPDGKWNEFEFGLTNLFVCNSEYNGGGMWWAPKANFEDGVFDIVLVSKVPKLKLVATSHKVYTGKVSSMPGVKEFQATEVLVIPERTVSQEIDGEVREIDFLKKHDFYFKILPKSIPVIM
- a CDS encoding RluA family pseudouridine synthase yields the protein MNKIEQFSYQIGPNDSGKRLDVFLSQKFNYLSYEQWQREIKNQNIAVSGIPREVSYLLNETDTIIFTPTEIIEREVDGKYQIVFEDEFFLGINKSGNLPVHPSGRYKNNNLASILNSHYNKYLYLVNRIDRETSGIVMFGKTVKAASALQKLFQNREIKKTYIVYVYGKFPEALSAIGFLSKDINSKVIKKKIFLNTATEDKAKRCETHFEKIEEKGTISKLLAYPRTGRIHQIRATLHSLGYPVVGDKIYGRDETVFLEFIESGLKKEHIQKTGGHRQFLHSHRLEFIHPFTNDKTDIFCSEPQDMMLND
- a CDS encoding STAS domain-containing protein, which produces MKMLSTDIKIENGVCVISVNGNISMKHAILLKELIIKQADIGYLDIILDFGKEVYLDSSGIGAIFNSQKYLAERNGSLKIKNVSQDVMTILRIANLDKHLNIIK
- a CDS encoding PilZ domain-containing protein; protein product: MEKELTDPESINKVVNSLFGIVPVSILTDHGEFPIKIIALRPQGLVVRSPKIAFNTRERKLSIVHNNHLIIGEFLFVGGDEVSGVEVLKPYRMIIGPAVRRNERISLPDGSIDSVFVTNIINQSDVLKALKFDDKNMESILQTNLVKLKKTFGNGYIYLSDKMDNRLRLMMSFDRPIFIPDRNDKDSIPNDMFPYEEYLQILKIAKLQDKFISEITIPMKYKGYVPLGYIQVFGENCLDTKSFNEINILATSVKKEIIQTGIFQESKEICEVSDLNSHGISFLHSPTRMMNRSFTNGATVIFDLQFSQNMRNSYRAVIKNIKSTEKLFRLGCEFYPSRVDEMKSLESYLASKSPQTETEPAEENEQD
- the glpK gene encoding glycerol kinase GlpK, which codes for MSEYILGIDAGTTGIRTFCFDKKGKVISSAYEEFKQYFPKPSWVEHDAEEIWSKTEKLISAAIKKGKLKPQNAVAIGITNQRETTVLFDKKSGKPIHKAIVWQCRRTSSYCQELKKQGFEETFRNKTGLVLDAYFSGTKIKWILDNVKGAREKADRGEILFGTIDTYLLYRLTKCTSHKTDHTNASRTLIFNIEKKEWDKDLLKILNLPSTILPEAHNSKFLFGKTKGVKNLPDGIPISSLVGDQQGALFGQLCTEVGEAKNTYGTGCFLLFNTGNEFKISKSGLLTTLACGPDGSTVYALEGSVFIGGAVVQFLRDNLKFFKNSKDTEKIIQSLKTEDDLVFVPAFAGLGAPHWDMDARGAIFGLSRDTTPAQITRAALKSIALQSYDLVKAMENDIGKPLKMLRVDGGATSNSYLMQFQSDILGKEVIRPANVDTTVLGAAYLAGIETGFYTSVSSLKKNETKSTIFKPKMKIEDREKELKKWERGISRTKST
- the fumC gene encoding class II fumarate hydratase, whose protein sequence is MSKRIETDSMGEIEVDSSKYWGAQTERSLHHFHIGTDKFPREMIRALGILKKSAAIVNSELGILPKEKCELIVKASDEVISGKLDEHFPLSIWQTGSGTQTNMNANEVISNRAIEISGGVMGTKKPIHPNDDVNKAQSSNDTFPTAMHIATAEQLMKKLIPAVKILRDTLKTKSEKFKDIIKIGRTHLQDATPLTLGQEFSGYVQQLTYGIKRIEKVLPSVYRLALGGTAVGTGLNTHPDFAVKAAKQIAKETGLDFITAENKFESLAAHDSLVEVSGVLKTLASSLMKIANDIRWLASGPRCGIGEIIIPENEPGSSIMPGKVNPTQSEAMTMVASQVIANDVAVNIGGASGNFELNVFKPLIIFNVLNSIRLLSDSCVCFEEFCARGIEPAKEKIDYNLHNSLMLVTALNPHIGYDNAAKIAKTAHKDNSTLLEAGKKLGLLDEKKFNEWVRPEKMIQPGL